In Arachis hypogaea cultivar Tifrunner chromosome 17, arahy.Tifrunner.gnm2.J5K5, whole genome shotgun sequence, a single window of DNA contains:
- the LOC112764796 gene encoding protein CELLULOSE SYNTHASE INTERACTIVE 3 isoform X3, protein MSKSPSPEKHQSVYSSSEPREFIMATEIEDPESTMSTVAKLVEQLHAKLSSAQEKELITTRLLGIARRRKDGRALIGTHSQAMPLFINILRNGTSLAKVNVATILSVLCKDEDLRLKVLLGGCVPPLLSILKYESTDARKAAAEAIYQVSIGGLSEDNVGMKIFVTEDVVPTLWNLLSPKNKQDKIVEGFITGALRNLCGDKDGYWNATLEAGGIEIIVDLLSSDNAVSQSNAASLLARLMSAFSGSIPKVIDSGAVKALVRLVGEENNISVRAGAADALEALSSKSTNAKKAIVDSDGVQILIGAIVAPSKECMQSDGGQALQGHATRALANLCGGMPALIIYLAELSCSPRLTAPVGDIIGALAYTLMVFEEKVDDDQDHFDATKIEDTLVTLLKPRDNKLIQERVLEAMASLYGNVYLSKFLNQADSKKVLVGLITMAAIDVQGYLIRSLTSLCCDRVGIWEAIKKREGIQLLISMLGLSSEQHQEYSVELLAILTDQVEDSKWAITAAGGIPPLVQLLETGSQKAREEAAHVLWSLCCHSEDIRACVEIAGAIPAFLWLLKSGGPKGQEASALALMKLVRVADSATINQLLAMLLGDSPTSKGHIIQVLGHVLTVVSQKDLVEKGCAANKGLRCLVQVINASNEETQEFATSAIANLFTTRQDICDGLVNEDLVLPLMKLLTNKNQGVAIQSARALSSLSRPTNSKAANKLSYIVLEGDVQPLIKLAKTCCVDAAETSVAASESAVAALANLLFDPYIAAEALAEDVVPALTRILEKGTLEGKQNASRALHELLKHFSVGDLLKGDEQCRLTLLALVDSLRSMHIDETEAADALDVIALLARTKHDVSLTYPPLLVLADKSCLEPLVCCLADGPPIVQDKAIEILSRLCGDQPVVLGDLLSSSSRCTGSLAHRIINSASLEVKVGAAALLICAAKDKKELSMDLLDTSGYQKPLIYSLVDMMKQSSNCSLLEIEVCTPRGFMEKNAFPEVDESEIPDAATVLGGTVALWLLSIIASVQVTNKLIILEAGGLEILSEKLARHVSNPQAQYEDTEEIWISALLLAILFQDTKVIQSPATMCTVPSLSLLLTSEEVIDKYFAAQAMASLVQNGDKGIGLAIANSGAVPGLITMIGHIETDMPNLMALSDEFSLVRTPDQVVLDHLFEIEDVRLGSVARKSIPLLVDLLKPIPERPGAPAAALRLLISLADGSDTNKLILAEAGALEALNKYLSLSPQDTTEATISDLLRILYCNSDLINHEASTNSLNQLIAVLRLGSRNSRYSAARALHELFDSLNIRDSELAKQAVHPLVDMLNNTSGSEQEAALMALVKLMSGNSSKASLFTDVEGNPLESLHKILSSASSLELKNYAAQLCFVLFGNSKIRAERIASECIEPLISLMQSDSESAIESGVCAFDRLLEDEHQVELAAACNIVDFLVSLVSGTNYQLIEATISVLLRLGKDRTPTKLDMVKSGIINNCLKLLPLAPSSLCSTIAELFRILTNSNAIARSSEAAKIVEPLFHVLLCRDFNLWGQHSALQALVNILEKPQSLATLKLTPSEVIEPLISFLESPSQAIQQLGTELLAHILAQEHFQQDISTKNAVPPLVQLAGIGILNLQQTAIKALEKLSKTWPKAVADAGGIFELAKVIIQDDPQPPHALWESAALVLSNILYSDADYYFKVPVAVLVKLLNSKVENTVSIALNALVVHDTSDASSAEQMVEAGAIDALLDLLRSHNCEEASGRLLEALFNNVNVREMKMSRYAIAPLSQYLLDPRTKSEPGKLLAALALGDLSQYEGHARASDSVSACRALISLLEDQPTEEMKMVAICALQNFVMNSRTNRRAVAEAGGILVIQELLLSPNTEVAAQAALLIKFLFSTHTLQEYVSNELIRSLTASLERELWSTATINEEVLKTLHVIFMNFPKLHVSEAATVCIPHLVGALKSGGEAAQDSVLDTFCLLKQSWSTMPIDIAKSQAIVAAEAIPILQMLMKTCPPSFHERADSLLHCLPGCLTVIIKRGNNLKQTMGGTCAFCRLTIGNGPPNQTKNGKKDSRGHLMCLQRAKNFILYAKARILLGSVDNRDSEDINEWQETEQVLDGEW, encoded by the exons CTACTAAGTCCTAAGAACAAGCAAGACAAAATTGTTGAGGGTTTTATTACTGGAGCATTAAGAAATTTGTGTGGTGATAAGGATGGCTACTGGAATGCAACATTAGAAGCTGGAGGTATTGAAATCATTGTGGATCTCTTGTCTTCAGACAATGCTGTTTCTCAGTCAAATGCAGCTTCTCTGTTGGCTCGTCTAATGTCGGCTTTCAGTGGTAGCATCCCAAAAGTAATAGACTCTGGAGCAGTTAAAGCTTTAGTTCGACTTGTAGGGGAGGAAAACAATATTTCTGTTCGAGCTGGTGCTGCTGATGCTCTAGAGGCCCTTTCTTCAAAGTCAACCAATGCGAAGAAAGCTATTGTTGATTCTGATGGTGTTCAAATCCTTATTGGAGCCATAGTTGCTCCTTCAAAAGAATGTATGCAATCTGATGGTGGCCAGGCTCTTCAAGGGCATGCAACACGAGCTCTAGCCAATTTATGTGGTGGCATGCCTGCATTAATAATATATCTTGCAGAACTTTCCTGTTCTCCTCGTTTGACAGCTCCAGTTGGTGATATAATAGGCGCTCTTGCTTACACCCTTATGGTCTTTGAGGAAAAAGTTGATGATGATCAGGATCATTTTGATGCAACTAAGATAGAGGATACTTTAGTAACTCTTTTAAAGCCTCGAGATAACAAGCTTATTCAAGAGCGTGTCCTTGAGGCCATGGCTAGCCTATATGGTAATGTCTATCTCTCGAAGTTTCTCAATCAAGCAGATTCAAAGAAGGTTCTCGTTGGGCTTATAACTATGGCTGCCATTGATGTGCAAGGATATTTGATACGTTCACTGACAAGCTTGTGCTGTGACAGGGTAGGAATATGGGAGgcgataaaaaaaagagaaggcaTTCAGTTACTTATATCTATGCTGGGATTATCTAGTGAGCAGCATCAAGAGTACTCGGTTGAACTGCTAGCAATCTTAACTGACCAAGTTGAGGACAGCAAGTGGGCAATCACTGCTGCTGGAGGGATTCCACCATTGGTGCAGTTGCTGGAGACAGGATCACAAAAAGCAAGAGAGGAAGCAGCTCATGTTCTTTGGAGTTTGTGTTGTCACAGTGAAGACATCCGTGCTTGCGTTGAAATTGCTGGGGCCATTCCAGCATTTCTGTGGCTTCTTAAGAGTGGTGGGCCAAAAGGACAAGAAGCTTCTGCTTTGGCACTGATGAAGCTTGTCAGAGTTGCTGATTCTGCAACGATAAATCAGCTATTAGCAATGCTCCTAGGAGATTCTCCAACCTCAAAGGGCCATATAATCCAAGTTTTAGGTCATGTACTTACTGTGGTTTCACAGAAAGATCTTGTGGAAAAGGGATGTGCAGCAAATAAAGGCCTAAGATGTCTTGTTCAGGTTATCAATGCATCAAATGaggaaacccaagaatttgcaaCTTCAGCGATAGCTAATTTATTTACCACAAGACAAGACATTTGTGATGGTCTAGTAAATGAAGACCTTGTGCTTCCTTTAATGAAGCTTCTGACTAACAAAAATCAAGGTGTGGCCATTCAATCAGCTCGAGCATTAAGTTCTCTATCACGTCCAACCAATAGCAAAGCTGCAAATAAGTTGTCTTATATAGTACTTGAAGGAGATGTTCAGCCACTAATTAAGTTGGCTAAAACATGCTGTGTGGATGCTGCAGAAACTTCTGTTGCTGCTTCTGAATCCGCTGTTGCTGCATTGGCCAACCTTCTTTTTGATCCTTATATTGCTGCCGAGGCCCTGGCTGAAGATGTTGTTCCAGCTTTAACAAGAATTCTGGAGAAAGGAACCTTGGAAGGTAAACAAAATGCATCACGAGCTCTTCATGAATTATTGAAGCATTTTTCAGTAGGAGATCTTCTTAAGGGAGACGAACAGTGCCGTTTAACTTTGCTAGCCCTTGTTGATTCGTTAAGATCTATGCATATAGATGAGACTGAAGCTGCAGATGCTTTAGATGTGATTGCATTGCTAGCTAGGACAAAACATGATGTCAGCCTCACTTATCCTCCATTGTTGGTTCTGGCTGATAAATCTTGCTTAGAACCCCTTGTCTGCTGCCTTGCTGATGGTCCACCCATTGTGCAAGACAAGGCAATTGAAATTTTGTCCAGACTTTGTGGAGATCAGCCAGTTGTTCTTGGTGACTTGTTGTCTTCTAGTTCCAGATGCACTGGATCATTAGCTCATAGAATAATTAACTCTGCTAGTTTAGAAGTAAAAGTTGGAGCAGCTGCCTTACTAATTTGCGCTGCAAAGGATAAGAAAGAGCTCTCAATGGATTTGCTTGACACTTCTGGATATCAAAAACCATTGATTTACTCCTTAGTTGACATGATGAAGCAAAGTTCTAATTGTTCATTGTTAGAAATCGAAGTTTGCACCCCTAGAGGTTTTATGGAGAAGAATGCATTTCCAGAAGTTGATGAGTCAGAAATTCCTGATGCAGCCACAGTCTTGGGTGGTACTGTTGCCTTGTGGTTACTCTCAATTATTGCTTCTGTTCAGGTAAcaaacaaattaataattttggaaGCTGGTGGACTGGAAATTCTCTCTGAGAAACTTGCAAGACATGTCTCAAATCCACAG GCACAATATGAGGATACTGAAGAAATATGGATCAGCGCATTACTCTTGGCCATTTTATTTCAAGATACAAAGGTCATTCAATCTCCTGCAACAATGTGCACTGTACCTTCTCTGAGTCTACTTCTAACATCTGAGGAAGTAATTGACAAATATTTTGCTGCCCAAGCTATGGCAAGTCTTGTTCAAAATGGTGATAAGGGAATAGGTCTTGCCATTGCAAATTCTGGTGCTGTCCCAGGATTGATAACTATGATTGGGCATATAGAAACAGATATGCCAAATCTCATGGCTTTATCAGATGAGTTTTCCTTGGTGCGAACTCCAGATCAAGTTGTTTTGGATCATCTATTTGAAATTGAGGATGTAAGACTGGGATCTGTTGCACGGAAATCTATACCTCTTTTAGTAGATCTCTTGAAACCAATACCAGAAAGGCCTGGTGCTCCAGCAGCTGCCCTTAGACTCTTGATTTCCCTTGCAGATGGGAGTGATACAAATAAATTAATCCTTGCTGAAGCTGGAGCTCTGGAGGCTTTGAACAAATACCTGTCCTTGAGCCCTCAAGACACTACTGAGGCTACTATTTCTGACTTACTGAGAATATTATATTGCAATTCTGACCTAATTAATCATGAAGCATCGACAAATTCACTGAACCAACTCATAGCTGTTTTGCGTCTTGGTTCAAGAAATTCTAGATATAGTGCAGCTAGAGCACTCCATGAACTCTTTGATTCTCTGAATATTAGAGACTCAGAATTAGCTAAACAGGCCGTTCATCCATTGGTTGACATGCTGAATAATACATCAGGAAGTGAGCAGGAGGCTGCTTTAATGGCCTTGGTCAAGTTAATGTCAGGAAATTCTTCAAAAGCATCTCTGTTTACAGATGTGGAAGGCAACCCACTTGAAAGTTTACACAAAATATTGTCCTCCGCTTCATCCTTGGAGTTGAAGAATTATGCTGCGCAACTCTGCTTTGTACTGTTTGGTAATAGTAAGATCAGAGCAGAACGAATTGCCTCAGAATGCATAGAACCCCTTATATCACTGATGCAGTCTGATTCTGAGAGTGCAATAGAGTCTGGGGTTTGTGCTTTTGACAGATTGTTAGAAGATGAACATCAGGTAGAGCTTGCAGCAGCCTGTAACATCGTGGATTTCCTTGTCAGCTTGGTTTCTGGTACAAACTATCAGCTTATTGAGGCAACCATATCTGTTCTCCTCAGATTGGGCAAAGATAGGACTCCAACCAAATTAGACATGGTCAAATCTGGAATTATTAATAACTGTCTCAAGCTACTACCATTAGCACCTAGCTCATTATGCTCTACTATAGCTGAGCTGTTTCGCATCTTAACAAATAGTAATGCAATTGCCAGAAGTTCAGAGGCTGCAAAAATTGTAGAACCCCTTTTCCATGTTTTGCTATGTCGAGATTTCAACTTATGGGGACAGCATAGTGCCTTACAAGCACTTGTAAACATATTGGAAAAGCCACAAAGTCTTGCAACTTTAAAGCTTACACCTAGTGAAGTTATTGAACCCTTGATTTCTTTTCTGGAATCCCCATCCCAAGCTATTCAGCAACTTGGCACAGAACTCTTAGCTCATATTCTTGCACAGGAGCATTTTCAACAGGATATTTCAACAAAAAATGCAGTTCCACCTCTTGTACAGCTTGCAGGAATTGGAATATTGAACTTGCAACAAACAGCAATAAAAGCATTGGAAAAACTTTCTAAAACCTGGCCAAAGGCAGTTGCTGATGCCGGAGGTATTTTTGAGCTTGCAAAGGTTATTATTCAAGATGATCCTCAACCGCCACATGCACTCTGGGAATCAGCTGCTTTAGTTCTCTCTAATATATTATATTCTGATGCGGATTACTATTTCAAAGTTCCTGTGGCGGTTCTTGTAAAACTGTTAAACTCAAAAGTTGAGAATACAGTTAGCATAGCCCTTAACGCATTAGTAGTTCATGACACAAGTGATGCTTCAAGTGCTGAACAGATGGTGGAAGCTGGAGCTATAGATGCTCTGCTGGACCTTCTAAGATCTCATAATTGTGAAGAAGCATCTGGTAGATTACTCGAAGCTTTATTCAACAATGTGAATGTACGAGAGATGAAGATGTCGAGGTATGCTATAGCACCATTATCACAGTATCTATTAGATCCGCGTACCAAATCAGAGCCTGGCAAGCTTCTTGCTGCTTTAGCTCTAGGAGATCTTTCACAGTACGAGGGACATGCTAGAGCTAGTGACTCAGTTTCTGCATGCCGTGCATTGATAAGTTTACTTGAAGATCAGCCAACTGAAGAAATGAAGATGGTGGCTATATGTGCATTGCAGAACTTCGTCATGAACAGCAGGACCAACAGAAGAGCTGTTGCAGAAGCTGGGGGCATATTGGTGATTCAGGAATTGCTGCTGTCTCCAAATACAGAAGTTGCTGCACAAGCAGCATTGCTGATCAAATTTTTGTTCTCTACCCACACTCTACAAGAATATGTGTCAAATGAGCTAATAAGGTCTTTGACAG cttcaTTGGAAAGAGAGTTGTGGTCAACTGCCACAATCAATGAAGAGGTTTTGAAAACACTGCATGTGATATTCATGAACTTCCCTAAGCTCCATGTGTCCGAAGCTGCAACAGTTTGTATTCCTCATTTGGTAGGAGCTCTTAAATCTGGCGGTGAAGCAGCTCAGGACTCCGTACTTGATACCTTTTGCTTGCTGAAACAATCTTGGTCAACTATGCCAATAGATATTGCAAAGTCTCAGGCTATAGTTGCTGCTGAAGCGATCCCCATCTTGCAAATGCTCATGAAAACCTGCCCACCAAGCTTCCATGAGAGGGCAGATTCTCTTCTGCACTGCTTACCAGGTTGTTTGACTGTCATCATTAAGCGTGGAAATAACCTCAAGCAAACTATGGGAGGTACATGTGCATTTTGCAGGTTGACAATAGGCAATGGTCCTCCAAACCAAACCAAG AATGGAAAGAAGGATTCACGTGGGCATTTGATGTGCCTCCAAAGGGCCAAAAACTTCATATTGTATGCAAAAGCAAGAATACTTTTGGGAAG CGTGGAtaacagagattcagaggacatcAACGAATGGCAAGAAACAGAGCAAGTCTTGGATGGGGAATGGTGA